A window from Prosthecochloris marina encodes these proteins:
- the cobA gene encoding uroporphyrinogen-III C-methyltransferase, with the protein MIDKKGIVTIAGAGPGDPELLTLKVLKRLQDADVVLHDSLISKEILKLVPDDAETVNVGKRCGDGQDQEKRQERINAMMIGYALEGKYCVRLKAGDPFVFGRGVEEVRALMEKGIEAEVIPGITAGLAAANMLQIPVTERNRTSSLLFCTGHTASYSFEQFQGVLALLREGSPVVMYMGMKNFETIVNRLLDARLPVSLQVSIVSKVSLCDQKVITGMLETIGDVIREQDIETPAVFFIGEHTLPVKELFSTSAGILNTSEQKEDNEEMYRQEL; encoded by the coding sequence ATGATCGATAAAAAAGGAATTGTAACTATCGCGGGTGCGGGTCCGGGAGATCCTGAACTTCTTACGCTAAAAGTTTTAAAACGGCTGCAGGATGCCGATGTCGTATTGCATGATTCGTTGATTTCAAAGGAAATACTGAAGCTTGTCCCGGATGATGCAGAAACCGTCAATGTCGGTAAGCGCTGTGGTGACGGTCAGGACCAGGAGAAACGACAGGAGCGTATCAATGCAATGATGATCGGCTATGCTCTGGAAGGAAAGTATTGTGTTCGTCTCAAGGCGGGTGATCCCTTTGTTTTTGGCCGGGGTGTCGAAGAGGTACGGGCTCTCATGGAAAAAGGCATCGAGGCAGAGGTTATTCCCGGTATAACCGCAGGTCTTGCTGCTGCGAATATGTTGCAGATTCCCGTTACCGAACGAAACAGAACAAGCTCCCTGTTGTTCTGTACCGGTCATACGGCAAGCTATTCATTCGAGCAGTTTCAGGGTGTTCTCGCTCTGCTCAGGGAAGGCAGTCCGGTCGTGATGTATATGGGGATGAAAAATTTTGAGACAATTGTCAACCGTTTGCTCGATGCTCGTTTACCTGTATCCCTTCAGGTAAGCATTGTATCGAAAGTTTCGCTTTGTGATCAGAAAGTGATTACGGGAATGCTCGAGACCATTGGTGATGTCATCAGGGAACAGGATATCGAGACGCCGGCAGTTTTTTTTATCGGTGAGCATACTCTTCCCGTTAAAGAGCTTTTTTCAACATCGGCAGGTATTCTGAATACATCCGAACAGAAAGAAGACAATGAAGAAATGTACCGGCAGGAATTGTGA